In Pengzhenrongella sicca, a single genomic region encodes these proteins:
- the flgL gene encoding flagellar hook-associated protein FlgL: MIGRVTQQTIQRNTLANLQTNLNQMSVLQNRLSGKTMITKPSDDPAGTASAIALRATLRANEQAAKNIDDGTGWLTTANDALSDSLNTLRAARDLTVQGGNTGSLTPEAREALAVQIESLRDTLVAAANTTYQGRTVFAGTSDTGSAVTVTSVAGVTTYVGSPSAGTVDRRVDANTKIRVDVDGGAAFGDGAGSVFATLDTIAAKLRAGTSVSGDLDVLDDHRDAMITQLSGVGARQVQIDDAKTRALDTKTTLTSQLSSIEDVDLAAAVVELEMQEVAYKAALGATARVMQPTLLDYLS, encoded by the coding sequence ATGATCGGCCGCGTCACCCAGCAGACGATCCAGCGCAACACCCTGGCGAACCTGCAGACCAACCTGAACCAGATGTCGGTTCTGCAGAACCGCCTCTCGGGCAAGACGATGATCACCAAGCCGTCGGACGACCCGGCCGGCACAGCCTCGGCGATCGCGCTGCGGGCGACGCTGCGGGCGAACGAGCAGGCAGCCAAGAACATCGACGACGGCACGGGCTGGCTCACGACCGCGAACGACGCCCTCAGCGACTCGCTCAACACGCTCCGCGCCGCGCGCGATCTCACGGTCCAGGGTGGGAACACCGGCTCGCTGACCCCCGAGGCGCGCGAGGCCCTCGCCGTCCAGATCGAGAGCCTGCGCGACACGCTGGTCGCGGCCGCCAACACGACCTACCAGGGCCGGACGGTCTTCGCGGGCACGTCGGACACCGGGTCCGCGGTCACCGTGACCTCCGTCGCGGGAGTCACCACCTACGTGGGCAGCCCCTCAGCAGGGACGGTCGACCGCCGCGTCGATGCGAACACCAAGATCCGGGTCGACGTCGACGGCGGCGCAGCGTTCGGCGACGGCGCGGGCTCGGTCTTCGCGACGCTCGACACGATCGCCGCCAAGCTCCGCGCGGGCACGTCCGTGTCGGGCGACCTCGACGTACTCGACGATCACCGGGACGCGATGATCACCCAGCTCTCCGGCGTCGGCGCGCGGCAGGTCCAGATCGACGACGCCAAGACGCGCGCGCTCGACACCAAGACGACCCTCACGTCCCAGCTCAGCTCGATCGAGGACGTCGACCTCGCCGCGGCCGTCGTCGAGCTGGAGATGCAGGAGGTCGCCTACAAGGCGGCGCTCGGGGCGACGGCACGCGTCATGCAGCCGACCCTCCTGGACTACCTCTCGTGA
- the flgK gene encoding flagellar hook-associated protein FlgK, translated as MSTFSGMSTALSSLIAQRQALEVSGQNIANANTVGYTRQRASLTSVESLTVPSLFSTGLAAGNGTKVTSIDRLGNIFLDARLRAETGGASFAATKAAAYANLESTVAEPGDNGVSAALQEFWAGWETVGLNPGTDAARTVLLEKGTALASRITAGFAAVSTQWTQTRTELDAAVVDVNATATAVADLNDSIRGVIASGSSANELIDQRNVLVTELSALVGATGIERPDGTVDVMVGGNALVRGGKTQAIAASPSYTMGSSVTLSWAASGAALSADSGSVVGMISVLAPADATTKNGGLLAEAAARYDELAIKLTTSVNEMHQASYTAAGAEGGAFFASTGAHAAQSLTVAITDVKDIAVASETGGALDGSRADEMAAIGKETDGPDSIWTAFVADLGVKSRSATQRAVITESTRSTAEGLQLSSASVDVDEEAVNMLAYQRAYEGAARVLTAIDEMLDTLINRTAV; from the coding sequence ATGAGCACCTTCTCTGGCATGTCCACCGCCCTGAGTTCCCTGATCGCCCAGCGCCAGGCGCTCGAGGTCTCCGGCCAGAACATCGCCAACGCGAACACGGTCGGGTACACGCGCCAGCGCGCGAGCCTGACGTCGGTCGAGTCGCTGACCGTCCCGTCGCTGTTCTCGACGGGCCTGGCCGCCGGCAACGGCACGAAGGTCACCAGCATCGACCGCCTCGGCAACATCTTCCTCGACGCCCGGCTGCGGGCCGAGACCGGCGGGGCGTCGTTCGCCGCGACCAAGGCCGCCGCGTACGCCAACCTCGAGAGCACCGTCGCCGAACCGGGCGACAACGGCGTCTCCGCCGCGCTGCAGGAGTTCTGGGCCGGGTGGGAGACGGTCGGGCTCAACCCGGGCACCGACGCCGCTCGCACCGTGCTGCTCGAGAAGGGCACCGCACTCGCGAGCCGGATCACCGCGGGCTTCGCCGCAGTCTCCACCCAGTGGACCCAGACGCGCACCGAGCTCGACGCCGCGGTCGTCGACGTCAACGCGACCGCGACCGCGGTCGCCGACCTGAACGACAGCATCCGCGGCGTCATCGCCTCCGGGTCGTCCGCGAACGAGCTCATCGATCAGCGCAACGTCCTCGTCACCGAGCTCTCCGCGCTCGTCGGAGCCACGGGCATTGAGCGCCCGGACGGCACGGTCGACGTCATGGTCGGCGGCAACGCCCTCGTGCGCGGCGGCAAGACCCAGGCGATCGCGGCCAGCCCGTCCTACACGATGGGCTCGTCCGTGACCCTGTCCTGGGCCGCGTCGGGGGCGGCACTCAGCGCGGACTCCGGCTCCGTCGTCGGGATGATCTCCGTCCTCGCCCCCGCCGACGCGACCACGAAGAACGGCGGGCTGCTCGCCGAGGCCGCCGCGCGGTACGACGAGCTCGCGATCAAGCTCACGACCAGCGTCAACGAGATGCACCAGGCCTCGTACACCGCGGCTGGCGCCGAGGGCGGCGCCTTCTTTGCCTCGACCGGCGCCCACGCGGCACAGAGCCTCACGGTGGCGATCACCGACGTCAAGGACATCGCCGTCGCGAGCGAGACCGGCGGCGCCCTGGACGGTTCGAGGGCCGACGAGATGGCAGCGATCGGCAAGGAGACCGATGGACCGGACTCCATCTGGACGGCATTCGTGGCCGACCTTGGGGTCAAGTCCCGCTCGGCGACCCAGCGGGCCGTCATCACCGAGTCGACGCGCAGCACCGCCGAGGGCCTGCAGCTGTCCAGCGCAAGCGTCGACGTCGACGAGGAGGCGGTCAACATGCTCGCCTACCAGCGAGCGTACGAAGGCGCCGCGCGCGTGCTCACCGCGATCGACGAGATGCTCGACACCCTCATCAACCGCACCGCCGTCTAG
- the flgN gene encoding flagellar export chaperone FlgN — MGVAELSAVLWRERQLLELLLFKLEEEQLVLSSGRTRWLGHATREVEQVLDQIRDAELGRAIEADVAALAYGVAAGSGLLALAEAAPEPWKELLMSHREAFVSLTSQIQDVAQGNRALLTSSHRAAQETILGLQETMQTYDPRGSTSAASPAAMLLDQSF, encoded by the coding sequence ATGGGCGTGGCAGAACTGTCCGCCGTGCTGTGGCGCGAGCGTCAGCTACTGGAGCTCTTGCTCTTCAAGCTCGAGGAAGAGCAGCTGGTGCTCTCGTCCGGGCGGACCCGCTGGCTGGGGCACGCGACCCGCGAGGTCGAGCAGGTGCTCGACCAGATCCGCGACGCCGAGCTCGGCCGCGCCATCGAGGCCGACGTCGCCGCGCTGGCCTACGGCGTCGCCGCCGGCAGTGGCCTGCTCGCCCTGGCGGAGGCCGCGCCCGAGCCGTGGAAGGAGCTCTTGATGAGCCACCGGGAGGCGTTCGTGTCCCTCACGTCGCAGATCCAGGACGTCGCACAGGGCAACCGTGCACTCCTGACGAGCTCCCACCGCGCCGCCCAGGAGACCATCCTCGGGCTGCAGGAGACGATGCAGACGTACGACCCGCGCGGGTCGACGTCGGCTGCCAGCCCCGCCGCCATGCTCCTCGACCAGTCGTTCTAG
- a CDS encoding sigma-70 family RNA polymerase sigma factor: MANPEIQIDALVTANLPLVGYHVSELLGRVPSYVSRDDLASAGSLALVQAAQAFDATTGVPFARYAALRIRGALLDELRSMDWVSRGARQRARRVASMSDELTSRLGRSPSREELAHTLGTTVADVDAARGDADRRILSIEAFDSAIADTVSEPSIGPEETLLVNEKLQHLRAAVTTLPERLRYVVEQLFFQDRAVVDLAEELGVTQSRISQLRTEALALMKDGMNASLEPSLVPAADRPDGVAERRRKAYFDLVAQQAAFLARASQIAGTGVVALPSQRETDEVTIFTHGLGLATTA, from the coding sequence GTGGCCAACCCTGAGATCCAGATCGACGCACTCGTGACGGCGAACCTCCCGCTGGTGGGCTACCACGTCTCCGAGCTGCTCGGCCGGGTGCCGTCGTACGTGTCGCGCGACGACCTGGCCTCGGCCGGCTCCCTCGCGCTCGTCCAAGCGGCCCAGGCCTTCGACGCCACGACGGGCGTGCCCTTCGCGCGCTACGCGGCGCTGCGGATCCGGGGCGCGCTGCTCGACGAGCTCCGGTCCATGGACTGGGTCTCGCGCGGCGCCCGGCAGCGCGCCCGTCGAGTCGCGAGCATGAGTGACGAGCTGACCTCCCGCCTCGGGCGGTCGCCGTCGCGCGAGGAGCTCGCCCACACCCTCGGCACGACGGTCGCCGATGTCGACGCCGCGCGCGGCGACGCGGACCGACGCATCCTCAGCATCGAGGCGTTCGACAGCGCCATCGCCGACACCGTCTCCGAGCCGAGCATCGGGCCGGAAGAGACCTTGCTGGTGAACGAGAAGCTGCAGCACCTGCGCGCCGCGGTGACGACGCTCCCCGAGCGGCTGCGCTACGTCGTCGAGCAGCTGTTCTTCCAGGACCGCGCGGTCGTCGACCTCGCCGAGGAGCTCGGCGTGACCCAGTCCCGCATCAGCCAGCTGCGCACCGAGGCGCTCGCGCTGATGAAGGACGGCATGAACGCGAGCCTCGAGCCCTCGCTCGTGCCGGCGGCCGACCGTCCCGATGGCGTGGCGGAGCGGCGCCGGAAGGCGTACTTCGACCTCGTCGCCCAGCAGGCGGCCTTCCTGGCGCGGGCCTCCCAGATCGCGGGCACTGGCGTCGTCGCGCTGCCGAGCCAGCGCGAGACCGACGAGGTCACGATCTTCACGCACGGCCTGGGACTCGCCACCACCGCCTGA
- a CDS encoding flagellin N-terminal helical domain-containing protein gives MALSINTNMAALNAYRNLNTTQNDLSKSLEKLSSGFRINRAADDAAGLAISEGMRSQMGGITMGVRNAQDGISLVQTAEGALNETTSILQRMRDLTVQGANTGSLTDEASANIQVELTDLTKEIDSIAMKTKFNGQSLLGGGAAGAAGTAYTGSFQVGANAGDTVSVTIASAKVSDLGLQSVATTVGSGVGGGLVSLAASANATSTDIAQNLTNIDAAISEVSTSRAALGAQQNTFDHTINNANVALENVTASESRIRDTDMASEMVKFTRAQILSQAGTAMLAQAKSIPQGVLQLLQ, from the coding sequence ATGGCGCTCTCGATCAACACGAACATGGCGGCACTGAACGCGTACCGCAACCTCAACACCACGCAGAACGACCTGAGCAAGTCGCTCGAGAAGCTGTCCTCTGGCTTCCGGATCAACCGGGCCGCGGACGACGCTGCCGGGCTGGCCATCTCCGAGGGCATGCGCTCGCAGATGGGTGGCATCACGATGGGCGTGCGCAACGCCCAGGACGGCATCTCCCTCGTCCAGACCGCTGAAGGCGCGCTGAACGAGACGACCTCGATCCTGCAGCGCATGCGCGACCTCACGGTCCAGGGTGCCAACACCGGCTCGCTGACCGACGAGGCCTCCGCGAACATCCAGGTCGAGCTCACCGACCTCACCAAAGAGATCGACTCGATCGCGATGAAGACCAAGTTCAACGGTCAGTCGCTCCTCGGCGGCGGCGCGGCGGGTGCGGCCGGCACGGCCTACACTGGCTCGTTCCAGGTCGGCGCCAACGCGGGCGACACCGTCTCGGTGACGATCGCCAGCGCCAAGGTCTCCGACCTCGGTCTGCAGTCCGTCGCGACGACCGTGGGCAGCGGCGTCGGCGGTGGCCTCGTCAGCCTCGCGGCGTCAGCGAACGCGACGTCGACCGACATCGCGCAGAACCTCACCAACATCGACGCCGCGATCTCCGAGGTGTCGACGTCGCGCGCCGCGCTCGGTGCGCAGCAGAACACGTTCGATCACACGATCAACAACGCGAACGTGGCGCTGGAGAACGTGACCGCGTCGGAGTCCCGTATCCGGGACACCGACATGGCGTCGGAGATGGTGAAGTTCACGCGCGCGCAGATCCTGTCGCAGGCCGGCACGGCCATGCTCGCGCAGGCCAAGTCGATCCCGCAGGGCGTGCTCCAGCTCCTGCAGTAA
- a CDS encoding flagellin N-terminal helical domain-containing protein produces the protein MALSINTNMAALNAYRNLNTTQNDLSKSLEKLSSGFRINRAADDAAGLAISEGMRSQMGGITMGVRNAQDGISLVQTAEGALNETTSILQRMRDLTVQGANTGSLTDEASANIQVELTDLTTELGSIAAKTSFNGQALLDGSYSGSFQVGANAGDTVTIDIDGAGTSALGVVASTGAGGASAAVTSGTGSLVSLSASAITEFDIANNLTNIDLAISKVSTSRAQLGAQQNTLDHTINNANVALENVTASESRIRDTDMASEMVKFTRAQILSQAGTAMLAQAKSIPQGVLQLLQ, from the coding sequence ATGGCGCTCTCGATCAACACGAACATGGCGGCACTGAACGCGTACCGCAACCTCAACACCACGCAGAACGACCTGAGCAAGTCGCTCGAGAAGCTGTCGTCCGGCTTCCGGATCAACCGGGCCGCGGACGACGCTGCCGGGCTGGCCATCTCCGAGGGCATGCGCTCGCAGATGGGTGGCATCACGATGGGCGTGCGCAACGCCCAGGACGGCATCTCCCTCGTCCAGACCGCTGAAGGCGCGCTGAACGAGACGACCTCGATCCTGCAGCGCATGCGCGACCTCACGGTCCAGGGTGCCAACACCGGCTCGCTGACCGACGAGGCCTCCGCGAACATCCAGGTCGAGCTCACCGACCTCACCACCGAGCTCGGCAGCATTGCGGCCAAGACGAGCTTCAACGGCCAGGCGCTTCTCGACGGCTCCTACTCGGGCTCGTTCCAGGTCGGCGCCAACGCCGGTGACACCGTCACCATCGACATCGACGGCGCGGGCACCTCGGCGCTGGGCGTCGTCGCGAGCACCGGCGCCGGCGGCGCCTCTGCCGCTGTGACCTCCGGTACCGGTTCGCTCGTCTCGCTCAGCGCGTCGGCCATCACCGAGTTCGACATCGCGAACAACCTCACGAACATCGACCTCGCGATCTCCAAGGTGTCGACGTCGCGCGCCCAGCTCGGTGCGCAGCAGAACACGCTCGATCACACGATCAACAACGCGAACGTGGCGCTGGAGAACGTGACCGCGTCGGAGTCCCGTATCCGGGACACCGACATGGCGTCGGAGATGGTGAAGTTCACGCGCGCGCAGATCCTGTCGCAGGCCGGCACGGCGATGCTCGCGCAGGCCAAGTCGATCCCGCAGGGCGTGCTCCAGCTCCTGCAGTAA
- a CDS encoding flagellin N-terminal helical domain-containing protein yields the protein MALSINTNMAALNAYRNLNTTQNDLSKSLEKLSSGFRINRAADDAAGLAISEGMRSQMGGITMGVRNAQDGISLVQTAEGALNETTSILQRMRDLTVQGANTGSLTKEASANIQVELDDLSGELDKIADKTNFNGHTLLDGSYSGSFQVGANSGDAVTISIGTSASNASVSGLGLSDAATGTSTGLVSLSASGITATDIASNLTNIDSAISNVSTMRAQLGAQQNTLDHTINNANVALENVTASESRIRDTDMASEMVKFTRAQILSQAGTAMLAQAKSIPQGVLQLLQ from the coding sequence ATGGCGCTCTCGATCAACACGAACATGGCGGCACTGAACGCGTACCGCAACCTCAACACCACGCAGAACGACCTGAGCAAGTCGCTCGAGAAGCTGTCCTCTGGCTTCCGGATCAACCGGGCCGCGGACGACGCTGCCGGGCTGGCCATCTCCGAGGGCATGCGCTCGCAGATGGGTGGCATCACGATGGGCGTGCGCAACGCCCAGGACGGCATCTCCCTCGTCCAGACCGCTGAAGGCGCGCTGAACGAGACGACCTCGATCCTGCAGCGCATGCGCGACCTCACGGTCCAGGGCGCCAACACCGGCTCGCTGACCAAGGAAGCCTCCGCGAACATCCAGGTCGAGCTCGACGACCTCTCGGGGGAGCTCGACAAGATCGCCGACAAGACGAACTTCAACGGCCACACCCTTCTCGACGGCTCCTACTCGGGTTCGTTCCAGGTCGGCGCCAACTCGGGCGACGCCGTCACGATCAGCATCGGGACGTCGGCGTCCAACGCCAGCGTCTCTGGCCTCGGCCTGTCGGACGCTGCGACCGGCACGTCGACTGGGCTTGTCTCGCTCTCGGCCTCGGGGATCACCGCGACCGACATCGCGAGCAACCTGACGAACATCGACTCGGCGATCAGCAACGTGTCGACGATGCGCGCCCAGCTCGGTGCGCAGCAGAACACGCTCGATCACACGATCAACAACGCGAACGTGGCGCTGGAGAACGTGACCGCGTCGGAGTCCCGCATCCGGGACACCGACATGGCGTCGGAGATGGTGAAGTTCACGCGCGCGCAGATCCTGTCGCAGGCCGGCACGGCCATGCTCGCGCAGGCCAAGTCGATCCCGCAGGGCGTGCTCCAGCTCCTGCAGTAA
- the fliD gene encoding flagellar filament capping protein FliD — translation MTSAIDGLISGLDTTTIITSLMTLEAQSQTGLKAKVTTTNAYVTALQSLNVKLSSLATSAKTAATPASWEAAIAKSSAASVTATTTAGAKASSLTFSVDAVAKAQTSVSAVATDFAASYGGTLSLSVGTTADPTVTSIDLTDVTDLAGVAKAINSADTGVTATVVKISATESRLQLTSATTGLESGFDLYAGAVTAAEVTAGTATAAELMGRSAGTLITGAADAKITLWSGTGAETEVTSASNTFTGVLTGVDFTVSAVASDVTLTVGGDDAALTSLASGLVSNLTTVLSEIVSQTTNTTTTTDGATTTKFGVLSKDSDIRAMKQAVLSAASNPINGISPSSIGIVLGKDGSMSFDATKFAAALAADPDGVQAVVTGVAARLQTVAEGFSNSSTGSVTNKITSQKGYVDDLGDQILSWDTRLTLRRTALEKQYAALEVALGKLGSQSDWLTSQLETLSSNSS, via the coding sequence ATGACCTCGGCAATCGACGGGCTGATCAGCGGCCTCGACACGACCACGATCATCACGAGTCTGATGACGCTCGAGGCGCAGTCGCAGACCGGCCTCAAGGCCAAGGTCACGACGACCAACGCCTACGTCACCGCGTTGCAGTCCCTCAACGTCAAGCTCTCCTCTCTCGCGACCTCCGCGAAGACCGCCGCGACGCCGGCGTCGTGGGAGGCCGCGATCGCGAAGAGCTCCGCGGCGTCCGTCACCGCGACCACCACGGCCGGGGCCAAGGCCTCGTCACTCACCTTCTCGGTCGACGCGGTCGCAAAGGCCCAGACCTCGGTGAGCGCCGTGGCGACGGACTTTGCGGCCAGCTACGGCGGGACCCTGAGCCTGTCCGTCGGCACGACGGCCGACCCGACCGTCACCTCGATCGACCTGACGGACGTGACCGACCTCGCCGGGGTGGCCAAGGCCATCAACTCCGCGGACACGGGCGTGACCGCGACGGTCGTGAAGATCTCCGCCACCGAGTCGCGCCTGCAGCTCACGTCGGCAACGACCGGCCTCGAGAGCGGGTTCGACCTCTACGCGGGCGCCGTGACCGCGGCCGAGGTCACCGCCGGCACGGCCACGGCCGCCGAGCTCATGGGCCGCTCCGCCGGGACGCTCATCACCGGCGCGGCTGACGCAAAGATCACGCTGTGGTCCGGCACCGGAGCCGAGACCGAGGTCACGTCCGCCAGCAACACGTTCACCGGTGTGCTCACCGGCGTGGACTTCACCGTCTCGGCCGTGGCCAGCGACGTCACCCTGACCGTGGGCGGCGACGACGCCGCCCTGACCAGCCTCGCCTCTGGCCTCGTCAGCAACCTCACGACGGTCCTGTCGGAGATCGTCTCGCAGACCACGAACACGACGACGACGACCGACGGCGCGACCACCACGAAGTTCGGGGTGCTGTCGAAGGACAGCGACATCCGGGCCATGAAGCAGGCCGTGCTCAGCGCGGCGTCGAACCCGATCAACGGCATCTCGCCGTCGTCGATCGGCATCGTCCTCGGCAAGGACGGCTCGATGTCGTTCGACGCGACGAAGTTCGCAGCCGCGCTCGCCGCCGACCCCGACGGCGTTCAGGCGGTCGTGACCGGCGTTGCCGCCCGTCTGCAGACCGTCGCCGAGGGCTTCTCCAACTCCTCGACCGGCTCAGTCACGAACAAGATCACGAGCCAGAAGGGCTACGTCGACGACCTGGGCGACCAGATCCTCAGCTGGGACACCCGCCTCACCCTGCGGCGCACCGCGCTTGAGAAGCAGTACGCCGCCCTCGAGGTCGCTCTCGGCAAGCTCGGCAGCCAGTCCGACTGGCTGACGTCGCAGCTCGAGACCCTGTCCTCCAACTCGTCCTGA